Proteins from a genomic interval of Pseudomonas silesiensis:
- a CDS encoding amino acid synthesis family protein, whose protein sequence is MSFEIRKIVSYVEETFIEGGKAADRPVTMVGLAVVMKNPWVGNGFVEDLKPQIRENCSDLGAMMVERLVGIIGGAEKIEAYGKAAVVGAEGEIEHASAVIHTLRFGNHYREAVKAKSYLSFTNKRGGPGTSIQIPMMHKDDEGLRSHYITLEMKIEDAPRADEIVVVLGCADGGRLHPRIGNRYIDLEELAAEKAQ, encoded by the coding sequence ATGAGTTTCGAAATCCGCAAGATCGTCAGCTACGTCGAAGAAACGTTCATCGAAGGCGGCAAGGCCGCTGACAGACCCGTGACCATGGTCGGCCTGGCCGTCGTCATGAAGAACCCTTGGGTGGGCAACGGTTTTGTCGAAGACCTGAAACCACAGATCCGCGAGAACTGCTCCGACCTCGGCGCCATGATGGTCGAGCGTCTGGTCGGCATCATCGGCGGCGCCGAGAAGATCGAAGCCTATGGCAAGGCGGCCGTGGTCGGCGCCGAGGGTGAAATCGAGCACGCCTCGGCGGTCATCCACACCCTGCGCTTCGGCAACCATTACCGCGAAGCGGTGAAAGCCAAGAGCTACCTGAGCTTCACCAACAAGCGCGGCGGCCCGGGCACTTCGATCCAGATTCCGATGATGCACAAGGACGACGAAGGCCTGCGTTCGCACTACATCACCCTGGAAATGAAAATCGAAGATGCACCGCGCGCCGACGAAATCGTCGTGGTCCTGGGTTGCGCCGACGGCGGCCGCCTGCACCCTCGCATCGGCAACCGTTACATCGACCTGGAAGAACTGGCGGCCGAAAAGGCCCAGTAA